A region of the Neomicrococcus lactis genome:
CCCGGCTTGCCGGTGCCAGCGATGTTGAAGAACGCGGTCTTGTCAGAGACACGTGCTGCCTGCTGCATGTTGTGAGTCACGATGACCACGGTGTACTCGTCCTTGAGCTCGTTGATGAGGTCCTCAACGGCGAGGGTCGAGATCGGGTCGAGTGCCGAGCAAGGCTCGTCCATCAGGATCACGTCAGGCTGAACGGCGATGGTGCGGGCGATGCACAAACGCTGCTGCTGGCCACCGGAAAGGCCGGAGCCTGGCTTGTCCAGACGGTCCTTGACTTCGTTCCACAAGTTAGCGCCCTGCAGGGAACGCTCAACGATGGCATCTGCATCAGACTTGGAGATGTTCTTGCCGTTGAGCTTGATGCCTGCAAGCACGTTGTCACGGATGGACATCGTTGGGAACGGGTTGGGGCGCTGGAAGACCATGCCCACCATGGTGCGAACCGTTACTGGGTCCACGCCTGGTCCGTAGATGTCATCTCCGTCGAGGAGAAGCTTGCCTTCAGCGCGTGCACCAGGAAGAACCTCGTGCATGCGGTTGATCGTTCGCAAGAACGTGGTCTTGCCACAGCCGGAAGGACCGATGAACGCAGTCACGGTCTTAGGCTCAATGTTGATGTTTACGCCTTCTACAGCAAGGAAGTCGCCGTAGTAGACGTTAAGGTCAATCGCGTCGATTCGCTTTGACATGGAGTTTCCTTTACCTAAATCCGTGGACTAGCGTCCGGTTTTCTTCGGCGCGAACGCCTTAGCGATGATACGTGCGATCAAGTTCAAGATCATCACGATGAGGATCAGCACAAGCGCAGCACCCCAAGCTCGTTCCGACGAAATGTCTGGAGCACCCGGCGCGGTGGGGTTCATGAGCTGGCGGTAGATGTACACAGGAAGGGACATCATCCAGTCCTTGAACATGCTCCAGTTCGTGGTCAGTGCAACGCCGGCCGTCACGAGGATCGGAGCCGTCTCGCCAATAACACGAGCGATTGCGAGCGTCACGCCGGAAGCAATACCGGAGATCGCAGTTGGAATGACCACCTTGAGGATGGTGCGCCACTTGCGAACGCCCAATGCGTAGGAGGCTTCGCGAAGTTCGTTGGGAACCACGCGGAGCATTTCTTCCGTCGAG
Encoded here:
- the pstB gene encoding phosphate ABC transporter ATP-binding protein PstB encodes the protein MSKRIDAIDLNVYYGDFLAVEGVNINIEPKTVTAFIGPSGCGKTTFLRTINRMHEVLPGARAEGKLLLDGDDIYGPGVDPVTVRTMVGMVFQRPNPFPTMSIRDNVLAGIKLNGKNISKSDADAIVERSLQGANLWNEVKDRLDKPGSGLSGGQQQRLCIARTIAVQPDVILMDEPCSALDPISTLAVEDLINELKDEYTVVIVTHNMQQAARVSDKTAFFNIAGTGKPGKLIEYAPTQEIFNNPKEKSTEDYVSGRFG